The stretch of DNA AGGAGGAACGTGCCGTCCACCGTCGCGGCGTAGGTGGCGTCGGCGTAGGCCACGTCTGCGACCTGCCCCGGGACCGGGAGCGAGATGGCGTCCCACTCGTCGTCGTGGGCGTAAAATGTGTCTGCGGTGGCGGCGTGCGCTCGGCCGTCTTCGGCGGTGGCGACCATGTAAAAATCGCCGTCGAGGGCGTCCATCCAGCCGTTCCCGAGGTAGTAGAGGCCGTCTGCGGTGGCGGCGTGTGGCGTTCCGTCGGTGGACACGTCGCGCACCGAGGAGAGTCCGGCTTCGATGCAGTCTGCGGTGGTGACCTGACAGACGCCCGCGTCGGTGGCGACGAGGTTGCTCGAAATCGCGTTGATTCGGGCGTCGAGTTCCGCGATTGTCGTCCATCCTGCGTCGAAGCGCGCGAGCGTCCCGTCTTCGGCTCCCGCGAGCAGGACGCCGTCGCTGAATCGGACGGCGGTCGCGGGGCCGAAGTAGGTTTCGGTGAAGTCGTCGCCGTCGTGGAGCAGTACGTCTTCGTCCGTGGCGATGGCCACTTGGTCGTCGCTCGTCGCTACGTCCCGGGCGGTACACTGCGCTAAGAGTTCTATTTGTCCGACCTGTTCGCCCGCAAGAGAGACGGCAGCAACGCCAACGTCGGTGGCCGCGAGGACGACGGTCTTACCCGTCTTTTCCCCAAACACCCGTTTTTCCTCGAGGCTTTGCATACCTGACACACGACTCTGCGGCGGTGAAAACGGTTGTGGAACGAGTCAGACCGCCATGACGACCAGCACGAGGCCGATGAAAAGGAATAAACCGCCGGCAAACGGCGCGAAGTTGGTCTGTCCCGCCGACGGTTCGATGCTTCCAGGCTCCTGCATCGGCCCCGAGCGAAGCGAGATGGCGACGGTGGCGAAAAACTCCGGATCGCGGATGGCGAGGACGCCCAGTCCGGCGAACACGAGGCCTCCGAGGATGAGCCCGAAGTTGACCATACGACGCCTGCTCGTGGCGACGTGGTAGGTTTTGTGGTGATTGGATGACACGAGTGTGCAGGTGGAGGAACGCTTAGGAGCGAAATCGGCGTAGTCCACCTATGGCTCGACTCCATTCGGACGCAGTGGCTGTACTCCTCGAACTGGCCGGGCCGAACGCGGATGAGATTCTCACAGAGATGGAACAGCGAGCGACCCGCGAGGGGTTTCCTATCGTCGGCGCAGAAGTTGGCCGGACGCTCGCGCTGTGTGCTCGCCTGCGTGGGGCGAAAACCGTGTTCGAACTCGGCTCTGGGTTTGGGTATTCTGCGTACTGGATTGCGCGCGTACTCCCCGAAGACGGAACGATCAACCTGACCGACCGAGATGCGGGATTGCTCGCGGATGCGGAGGCGTACTTCGAGCGCGGCAGCCTCGCACAGAAGGCGACGTTCGCACAGGGCGATGCTATCTCCCTCGCTCGCGAAGCGCGCGGCCCGTTCGACCTCGTCGTCCTCGACCACGACACCGCAGACTACGTCGAGGGATTCGAGGCGATTCGAGACGCCGTCGCACCGGGCGGGGTGATTATCGCAGACAACGTGCTCAGCACCGACACCGAACAGCCGCTCACCCCCGCAGGCTTGGAGGCGAAGCTCTCGGGGGAACCAGCGCCGAACGAGCGCACCCGCGCGGTGGCCGCGTATTTTGACCATGTTTCACACGCCGACGGGTTCGAGACCTACGCCCTCCCGTTCGGGCAGGGAATCGCCGTATCGTGTCGAATCTGAGACACCACGCTTCTTTGTACTGGTCGTGCGAGAGTCAAGTATGGCAAACACTCCGACGTTCGAACTGTTCAAAGACGCCGCAGGCGAGTGGCGCTGGCGGCTCGTCGCCTCGAACGGGAACATCATCGCAGACAGCGGCGAAGGCTACCAGACCAAACAGGGCGCAG from Haladaptatus sp. ZSTT2 encodes:
- a CDS encoding HVO_0234 family beta-propeller protein — protein: MQSLEEKRVFGEKTGKTVVLAATDVGVAAVSLAGEQVGQIELLAQCTARDVATSDDQVAIATDEDVLLHDGDDFTETYFGPATAVRFSDGVLLAGAEDGTLARFDAGWTTIAELDARINAISSNLVATDAGVCQVTTADCIEAGLSSVRDVSTDGTPHAATADGLYYLGNGWMDALDGDFYMVATAEDGRAHAATADTFYAHDDEWDAISLPVPGQVADVAYADATYAATVDGTFLLDAGEGWRTYPLGLRDVHALCVL
- a CDS encoding O-methyltransferase produces the protein MARLHSDAVAVLLELAGPNADEILTEMEQRATREGFPIVGAEVGRTLALCARLRGAKTVFELGSGFGYSAYWIARVLPEDGTINLTDRDAGLLADAEAYFERGSLAQKATFAQGDAISLAREARGPFDLVVLDHDTADYVEGFEAIRDAVAPGGVIIADNVLSTDTEQPLTPAGLEAKLSGEPAPNERTRAVAAYFDHVSHADGFETYALPFGQGIAVSCRI
- a CDS encoding HVO_2922 family protein; translation: MANTPTFELFKDAAGEWRWRLVASNGNIIADSGEGYQTKQGAERGIESVKKNAPRADIDVLD